The Littorina saxatilis isolate snail1 linkage group LG1, US_GU_Lsax_2.0, whole genome shotgun sequence nucleotide sequence gaccagcataccagtgatgacaaaaaccatctgtaacaatgaccagcataccagtgatgacagaaaccatatgtaacaatgaccagcataccagtgatgacaaaaaccatctgtaacaatgaccagcataccagtgatgacagaaaccatctgtaacaatgaccagcataccagtgatgacagaaaccacctgtaacaatgaccagcatactagtgatgacagaaaccatatgtaacaatgaccagcataccagtgatgacagaaaccatatgtaacaatgaccagcataccagtgatgacagaaaccatatgtaacaatgaccagcataccagtgatgacagaaaccatatgtaacaatgaccagcataccagtgatgacagaaaccacctgtaacaatgaccagcataccagtgatgacagaaaccatatgtaacaatgaccagcataccagtgacgacagaaaccatctgtaacaatgaccagcataccagtgatgacagaaaccatatgtaacaatgaccagcataccagtgatgacagaaaccatatgtaacaatgaccagcataccagtgatgacagaaaccatctgtaacaatgaccagcataccagtgatgacagaaaccatctgtaacaatgaccagcataccagtgattacagaaaccatatgtaacaatgaccagcataccagtgatgacagaaaccatatgtaacaatgaccagcatactagtgatgacaaaaaccatatgtaacaatgaccagcataccagtgatgacagaaaccatatgtaacaatgaccagcataccagtgatgacagaaaccatttgtaacaatgaccagcataccagtgatgacagaaaccacctgtaacaatgaccagcataccagtgatgacagaaaccatatgtaacaatgaccagcataccagtgatgacagaaaccatctgtaacaatgaccagcataccagtgatgacagaaaccatatgtaacaatgaccagcataccagtgatgacagaaaccatctgtaacaatgaccagcataccagtgatgacaaaaaccatatgtaacaatgacaagcataccagtgatgacagaaaccatctgtaacaatgaccagcataccagtgatgacagaaaccatatgtaacaatgaccagcataccagtgatgacaaaaaccatatgtaacaatgaccagcataccagtgatgacagaaaccatctgtaacaatgaccagcataccagtgatgacagaaaccatatgtaacaatgaccagcataccagtgatgacaaaaaccacctgtaacaatgaccagcataccagtgatgacagaaaccatatgtaacaatgaccagcataccagtgatgacagaaaccatatgtaacaatgaccagcataccagtgatgacagaaaccatatgtaacaatgaccagcataccagtgatgacaaaaaccatatgtaacaatgaccagcataccagtgatgacagaaaccatctgtaacaatgaccagcataccagtgatgacagaaaccatatgtaacaatgaccagcataccagtgatgacagaaaccacctgtaacaatgaccagcataccagtgatgacagaaaccatctgtaacaatgaccagcataccagtgatgacagaaaccatatgtaacaatgaccagcatactagtgatgacagaaaccatctgtaacaatgaccagcataccagtgatgacagaaaccatatgtaacaatgaccagcataccagtgatgacagaaaccatctgtaacaatgaccagcataccagtgatgacagaaaccatatgtaacaatgaccagcataccagtgatgacagaaaccatctgtaacaatgaccagcataccagtgatgacagaaaccatatgtaacaatgaccagcataccagtgatgacagaaaccatctgtaacaatgaccagcatactagtgatgacagaaaccatctgtaacaatgaccagcataccagtgatgacagaaaccatatgtaacaatgaccagcatactagtgatgacagaaaccatctgtaacaatgaccagcatactagtgatgacagaaaccatatgtaacaatgaccagcataccagtgataacagaaaccatatgtgtgcatgccgatgtggcatgcattcacctactttttgttgtaattacgtttgctcaagccattgcacgatgtaaaaagaagtaaaccgtgtttttattgtgtcactTTGTTGTGACCCgctttgtggagcgttaatatttttacgtgagattcacgtgctccttgttcagttgttgtgacctggttttggtcggagcgtcacaaactgcgtcgtttagtcttagaacaccgtgagattcacgtgctcttttccgtgttttgattttgaggtgagccctgcgaatctgcgttgcaagttttagaatacgtgcgactcacgtgtttttagctttgtgatgtcagcttgTTCCTTGgccttctttctgttaaatataccgttttaagttttgggcatgcacggagtgcgtgatcggttactgattggttgtaaaatagtagtttcacccgattctgtcttaggaatgttgttggttggtcaatccggtgacctttgacttttgaataactattccatgttaggtttttgtttccataaataccgctgcttgactcctgtctcgtcagtcgatctgagggttttaggaagcgtttggttttgatgtaaacgtatgaaggttatcaagtgaaccaacggagtgtttcttatgttttaacgtcaacgtaatgttctttggagacagttgtttctcaagtgtgaatcgttttgtgcccttcgtttgtgaggcaacacgttttggtactgctggtcaacccacacagcgcataaggtaattttgttgttacttgtttgtgttgtgtttttggtcgccattttgtaattactttgtgagttgtttatgtataacgtgagttgaaagtctgacttgttgtagtgtttctttattgtgtgttcaactgttttagtgttgtgaacgtacagcaatgttttgtagacgctagaaagtcgctaatgtttataatgataacttgtgttttctgtggttaacgaagttcgaagtgaaacgttttctctgactttttcagccttacgttaaaagaatttaggtaaaagaagcttgcggtctgtggtgatcgtttgtaaacgggcttatttcttgtaacgttattgagggaaagtggatgagtaaatatcttgtttgtgactttgattaacgcaggaacgttgtcgttagactttttggtatgacagtttgctttgtattcctggcctgatgagtcaacgttttgtatttttctgaaagtagccattttggttttaaacgtatgtatgctaagtttcttgagtattcttagtgcttatggtattgttgaacgtacggaacgtaattctttattgttgaacgtacagaacgtaactctttattgttgttgaaggactaaccaacgagtgtttggtaattgtaactttcgtgtctgtttgtcttcgcctgtcttgtgattgtttatttttcttgtatttacttctcgtgtcttgttaatgcattttaataccttttgccatgtctaataatttgttttcttttctctttttctttctgtccataagttttttaccgcaataagtagtatcgcaattacgtagtatcgcaatacgtagtactgtacctatatatatgcattactgatacctagtgtcagatgtaaattaataaaccagtacttttgcgcgttatcgcttgtaacctgtgtttgtcatttcgtatgaacaatatgtagtaccagcctcgctcacgaaggcgcgcacagtaaaaaacttagttgctgtcgcccagtaaaaaactttagttgctgACGCCCAGTGAAAGAACGTTAGCTAAAGTAAACAAACTTAGCTGCTTACGCCCAGTAAAGAACTTTTGTTATTGACGCTCAATGAACGTAAACGTAGCTGTTGATAACCAGCAAAAGACTTTATTGTTacctgtcactgtgttagtgaaccatagtttgacatagatcaacttgtcggttagagatcttcctactccgtatccggcgcattttttgtgacttttgtgtattatcccaaacgaccctcagatcgattcattttactttttaaacagataaaccttatgtaggtttttagtgcttttgaataagcgaacattgtaatggaggagattccagcagataaaccattggaagcttcaggttatgacattaacggcgatgaagatgaacattctcaaaggcctaggcgtgacattaagcctactgaaaaaggtagagattaccagattgagatcaaaactagaaactttgcaagacaacgaacattcttggaacgagcaatcggtgaggtagtaacagagcttaaccaagaaactcctaatcaagagtcgttaaccagtcagaaacaaattgttttgagcatgtacaaggatcttggtgacatagagaaaggtcttcgtagtattggtagcggtgaaaccattcaggaaagttgggatgatgttcagagaacagttcagaacattatgtTTGACATTGATCGAGCTCTTGACAGACAAACGACTAGTGTGCAGGTGGCTAAGGAGCCTACTTCCAGgcatagcagtgttacacctagcgttgggtcatccacccacaagtcagccagTGTTAAGTCTGCCAGCCATAAAGCAGCTAGCATTACGTCAGCCATCCACAAGTCAGCTAGCCACAAGTCAGGTAGCAGGAGATCAGGTAGCCAAGTAGCTTCTCGCGCCGAGTCTCTCCGCTCTAAAAGTGTTAGCTCTGAAGACACTAAATTGGCTCTTAAACTAGAGGCtgcttccctggccataaaagtggaaggtgacgcaataaaggaagctcagtttagtgaactggatctcttacaacaacaatatgctgagagaacagcagctaggcagactgaggaagctgagagaactgcagctaggcagactgaggaagctgagagaacagcagctaggcagactgaggaagctgagagaaatgcAGCTAGGCTGATCGAAGAAActgctaggcaggctaaggaagctaagagaacagcagctaggcaggccgaagaagcagctaggcaggctgAAGACacagctaggcaggctaaggaagctgagagaatagcAGCTAGACAGGCCGAGGACgcagctgaagcagctcttgaagatattaaacagaaaaaggctttgagacaaattcagtccaccgaattgaaaattagcttaagagaacaacaagctatgTTACAAGTATTGGAACAAGGTGAATCCGTTCAGCAGGATCTCCCTGATCTACCGTCAGTCGATTTGCTGAACACTAGGTTCCACCCTCGTCCTTTCGTTCCCTTGTATAGTCTTATGGCCCCTCCTCCTAACAATGAACATACAGCGATAGGAATAGGGACaggtgctgccgtcattgctgaccaaggaacacaccagccagccttggacgtcacgtctgttcctgtctgccaagccgCCGTCATCGCTGACCAaaggacacaccagccagccatggacttcacgtctgttcctgtctgccaagccgCCAGCACCCATGACATCTCGACTGTCAACGTCAACGCTGCTGTCACCAACTTCGTCGCAGGAACCACAACGACTGAGCCACAACAGCACGCGTTACCTGTCGTGGACCTCGTCGTTGGAGTCAGCGCCTCGACAAGCGCCGCTACTACCAACAACGCCACCTACGAGGCGTACGGACCTCAACGTAGAGAGGATGTCAACGCCCCCCATCACGTCGGAATGAGCGCTCCTTTCGTCCATCAGGAGCCCTTCACACCTAACTACACGACGGCTGCAACTACATCCTCCATGCGGCCTACAGCGCTGCTGACCACACTGCAGCACCCTCTCGGTGCATACACTGGTCAGCcgcctctgcacaacgttggacactcaacgacaagcgtcacaggctctcgcccgcctgatctcgaccacacaggttggtcctatcacctaccagagacaagggaaggtgatgagacgcaagaacgacacacctacttcccagaagaacgtcaccaacgcatggaccacagacgttttcaagtgaccccaccctgtttcccctatgatacccacctacatcccaaaccagagcctttcgtgcccacattcctggacccacatcagaccacccccaaagttatttggggaaacgaaaacgcaaggccccctgcgtacatgaactttgacaaggaatgtcATGCAGATCGTCCATTTGCCTCCTACCCCCCGTCTGCGTACTACCAACGTCCATTTGCTACTCCTGCAAAGCAGGACACTCCTATGGACTCTCTCGCCAAAACCCTATCAGACGCTCTGATGATCAACCGCTTGCCGATGCAGgagccgtgcatttttgttggtgaccctctccaatatccaatttggaggtcgtcgttttcgttcctcatcgagagacaaaacataaccagcagtgagaagttattgtatctgcaacggtacatcggaggtcaagcaaaggaggccgtgaccggcttctttctgctgagagaaggtgatgcctacgagagagccatggaagtgctggaaaatcggttcggcaactcatacgtcgtttcgcaagctttccggaccaagctggacgaatggaccccagtcaaaagcaaagatcccaagggactcagaagtctggccgatttcttgcagcaatgttccgttgctgcccaggaagttggtggactgagcatcctggatgatgcccagtacttacggaagatcgtcggaaagctcccagactggatgagtcacagatggtctagaacagttgctcgaactaaggttgaaaagaagaggtatcctctgttcaatgaactcgtgtcgttcgttactctcgaagcagacatttctaacgaccctgttttcggcttgacaagtgcatcggggacaccaagaaagttcacaacgaacctgtcaaccctgacagaggatgtcaccgcatgtctgcactgtcaacttccggaccatgacgctgggacatgtaaggaactcatagagaagcctctggttgagatacgagattttctgttcaagaaccgtatctgctacggatgtctcagaagtaaggatcaccagagccgtcaatgtaagcagaaacagacgtgcaagaagtgcaagaaggctcaccccacttgtcttcatgatgacaatttcaaatatcagaacagtatgagtgaaaacaaaggggcgagtgaacacaagaacaattaccgtacctctgctgctgacgttcaagagccactgtcatcgtcgactcctacggtgtctgctcttaaggccagcgaggaaaacagcatcggtttcacgtctatgatcgttcccgttctcgtttccagtgactctaaccccaacgtagaagtgctgacgtacgcactactggacactatgtccaacgccacttttgtagtgcagtcagtggctgaagaagttaaagccaaatcgcagccgaccacactcagggtctccacactgactgaggacaatgCTGTGGTCTCCGGCAGGAAGTACTCTGGATTGCGTGTCCGGTCTCCTTCCTCCCGTGAGTTTGTCAGGCTCCCTTCTGCCATCTCACGACCTTATCTGACCGTTGACCCCACTCATATCCCCACCTCAGAGACTGTCAAAGCTTAcccacatctccaacacctgtctccaaaactgccccccttgtaccctgactgcgaagcaggcctcctcattggctacgactgcgctgaggccctcatgcccctaaacgttgtccaaggactgccattcgcagtagagactaagttaggttggagcatcgtcggcaaggcaccgcattccgtcgcctttgatggcatagcctcgtccatgcgcgtcatcgtcaagccaggatcgagggaagaagaacgtgtagctcacgtctacaaggtacaggtggacgaagtctcgtgtactgacccattacatgttatggaaagagaCTTTGCAAGTGACTCAGGATCCATGTCCCAGGACGATGTAAAGTTCATGAAGATCGTGAAGGAAAACGTAAAGATCAACGAAGCTGGTCACTACGAGATGCCCTTACCATTTCGACCAGAGAAACCGTCCCTCCCCGACAACAGAGGTGCCACAGTCAAACGTCTGATGGGCCTGAAACGCCAGAAAAAACGAGGGTACCGTGATGACTGCGTCAAGGTCATGACATTAATCTTGTACGGGCTGATCGTGACGTGTTTTGCCTCTAGggcaatccacattgaaaccctggatgacatgtcaagtgattccttcatcaacgccctacgcattgttgtcttgcatgaccagaacttgtgcagatcagagtggtgcatggctcgtgTAATCGAGGTGATGCCTggatctgatggactggtcagacgagtgaaagtgcatgttggaacaaaggctctagacaatcacggccgtcccactggtgatagtcgcatattagagcgaccGATTCACAAAATGACTGTTAGTAGATTGTGAaaatcacaaagacaaagctgtgtaagcgaactgaaagaacattgaactttggagtgtttttccaatttgacagttgtagattgttgcggtttgtttttataccagatgatgTAACGGACATTTATGGCTTAAGTGGTGCGGTTTTTTTTATGCCGTCGAGTAATGACTAACGGCATTTAGTTGAAACGAGATGTGTTGAAACATTGAAAATGATTGAACCGTAATAttgttgtgtaaatgttttgcaacacaatgattttgagttgtaaattggaaatgtctaaatctgcgttattcttcttttgatataaggaatatgtttgtacaaaggtttttgaagtaaattatattaatataatttccggtgggagtgtgcatgccgatgtggcatgcattcacctactttttgttgtaattacgtttgctcaagccattgcacgatgtaaaaagaagtaaaccgtgtttttattgtgtcactTTGTTGTGACCCgctttgtggagcgttaatatttttacgtgagattcacgtgctccttgttcagttgttgtgacctggttttggtcggagcgtcacaaactgcgtcgtttagtcttagaacaccgtgagattcacgtgctcttttccgtgttttgattttgaggtgagccctgcgaatctgcgttgcaagttttagaatacgtgcgactcacgtgtttttagctttgtgatgtcagcttgTTCCTTGgccttctttctgttaaatataccgttttaagttttgggcatgcacggagtgcgtgatcggttactgattggttgtaaaatagtagtttcacccgattctgtcttaggaatgttgttggttggtcaatccggtgacctttgacttttgaataactattccatgttaggtttttgtttccataaataccgctgcttgactcctgtctcgtcagtcgatctgagggttttaggaagcgtttggttttgatgtaaacgtatgaaggttatcaagtgaaccaacggagtgtttcttatgttttaacgtcaacgtaatgttctttggagacagttgtttctcaagtgtgaatcgttttgtgcccttcgtttgtgaggcaacacgttttggtactgctggtcaacccacacagcgcataaggtaattttgttgttacttgtttgtgttgtgtttttggtcgccattttgtaatgactttgtgagttgtttatgtataacgtgagttgaaagtctgactttttgtagtgtttctttattgtgtgttcaactgttttagtgttgtgaacgtacagcaatgttttgtagacgctagaaagtcgctaatgtttataatgataacttgtgttttctgtggttaacgaagttcgaagtgaaacgttttctctgactttttcagccttacgttaaaagaatttaggtaaaagaagcttgcggtctgtggtgatcgtttgtaaacgggcttatttcttgtaacgttattgagggaaagtggatgagtaaatatcttgtttgtgactttgattaacgcaggaacgttgtcgttagactttttggtatgacagtttgctttgtattcctggcctgatgagtcaacgttttgtatttttctgaaagtagccattttggttttaaacgtatgtatgctaagtttcttgagtattcttagtgcttatggtattgttgaacgtacggaacgtaattctttattgttgaacgtacagaacgtaactctttattgttgttgaaggactaaccaacgagtgtttggtaattgtaactttcgtgtctgtttgtcttcgcctgtcttgtgattgtttatttttcttgtatttacttctcgtgtcttgttaatgcattttaataccttttgccatgtctaataatttgttttcttttctctttttctttctgtccataagttttttaccgcaataagtagtatcgcaattacgtagtatcgcaatacgtagtactgtacctatatatatgcattactgatacctagtgtcagatgtaaattaataaaccagtacttttgcgcgttatcgcttgtaacctgtgtttgtcatttcgtatgaacaatatgtagtaccagcctcgctcacgaaggcgcgcacaatGTGTAACAATGAcaagcataccagtgatgacagaaaccatttgtaacaatgaccagcataccagtgatgacagaaaccatatgtaacaatgaccagcataccagtgatgacagaaaccatctgtaacaatgaccagcatactagtgatgacaaaaaccatatgtaacaatgaccagcataccagtgatgacagaaaccatctgtaacaatgaccagcataccagtgatgacagaaaccatctgtaacaatgaccagcatacc carries:
- the LOC138958861 gene encoding uncharacterized protein, translating into MFDIDRALDRQTTSVQVAKEPTSRHSSVTPSVGSSTHKSASVKSASHKAASITSAIHKSASHKSGSRRSGSQVASRAESLRSKSVSSEDTKLALKLEAASLAIKVEGDAIKEAQFSELDLLQQQYAERTAARQTEEAERTAARQTEEAERTAARQTEEAERNAARLIEETARQAKEAKRTAARQAEEAARQAEDTARQAKEAERIAARQAEDAAEAALEDIKQKKALRQIQSTELKISLREQQAMLQVLEQGESVQQDLPDLPSVDLLNTRFHPRPFVPLYSLMAPPPNNEHTAIGIGTGAAVIADQGTHQPALDVTSVPVCQAAVIADQRTHQPAMDFTSVPVCQAASTHDISTVNVNAAVTNFVAGTTTTEPQQHALPVVDLVVGVSASTSAATTNNATYEAYGPQRREDVNAPHHVGMSAPFVHQEPFTPNYTTAATTSSMRPTALLTTLQHPLGAYTGQPPLHNVGHSTTSVTGSRPPDLDHTGWSYHLPETREGDETQERHTYFPEERHQRMDHRRFQVTPPCFPYDTHLHPKPEPFVPTFLDPHQTTPKVIWGNENARPPAYMNFDKECHADRPFASYPPSAYYQRPFATPAKQDTPMDSLAKTLSDALMINRLPMQEPCIFVGDPLQYPIWRSSFSFLIERQNITSSEKLLYLQRYIGGQAKEAVTGFFLLREGDAYERAMEVLENRFGNSYVVSQAFRTKLDEWTPVKSKDPKGLRSLADFLQQCSVAAQEVGGLSILDDAQYLRKIVGKLPDWMSHRWSRTVARTKVEKKRYPLFNELVSFVTLEADISNDPVFGLTSASGTPRKFTTNLSTLTEDVTACLHCQLPDHDAGTCKELIEKPLVEIRDFLFKNRICYGCLRSKDHQSRQCKQKQTCKKCKKAHPTCLHDDNFKYQNSMSENKGASEHKNNYRTSAADVQEPLSSSTPTVSALKASEENSIGFTSMIVPVLVSSDSNPNVEVLTYALLDTMSNATFVVQSVAEEVKAKSQPTTLRVSTLTEDNAVVSGRKYSGLRVRSPSSREFVRLPSAISRPYLTVDPTHIPTSETVKAYPHLQHLSPKLPPLYPDCEAGLLIGYDCAEALMPLNVVQGLPFAVETKLGWSIVGKAPHSVAFDGIASSMRVIVKPGSREEERVAHVYKVQVDEVSCTDPLHVMERDFASDSGSMSQDDVKFMKIVKENVKINEAGHYEMPLPFRPEKPSLPDNRGATVKRLMGLKRQKKRGYRDDCVKVMTLILYGLIVTCFASRAIHIETLDDMSSDSFINALRIVVLHDQNLCRSEWCMARVIEVMPGSDGLVRRVKVHVGTKALDNHGRPTGDSRILERPIHKMTVSRL